In the genome of Metabacillus litoralis, the window AAAAATTCTTCATAGTGTTCTGTTTTGACGAACAGTGGGAATAGAAATGTTTCTTTTTTAAAGTTAAATTGCTTGAATATGTTGTGATGAAACGTGCTGTTAGGATTTTTAATACTTAGAGAAGACTGTTCAAATTTAACCATATCGTTGTGATCTATGAAGGTAATAGGAATGTTAAAGGATTCATAAATCAGTTTGCAAATATAATCTACGTCCTTAAGTAGCATCTTTGTCTCCTCACATTTTATTTGAATAATACCATACAGAATATAATATTAAAATATAGCTAAAAATACTAAAATAATACCAAAATTATGTGGGTTTGTTCTTTATAATAAAACATATAGTTTAGTAGAAAGCGTTTACTTTATGGATTTTATGGAGGGATTATGGTGACAAAGGACAACATTAAAGCTCTTATATCTCAAATGACACTTGAAGAAAAAGCCGGTCTATGTTCCGGTAAAGATTTCTGGAATCTAAAAGGAATCGAACGCCTAGGGATTCCATCAATTATGGTAACAGACGGCCCACACGGATTACGAAAACAAAGAATGGGGGCTGATCATTTAGGGTTATTTGATAGTGTACCTGCTACATGTTTTCCATCTGCTGCAGGAATGGCGAGCTCGTGGGATCGTAATCTAATTCAGCAAGTTGGGGTTGCGTTAGGAGAAGAATGTCAGGCTGAGGATGTAGCTGTTCTTCTTGGACCTGGGGCAAATATTAAGCGTTCGCCTTTATGTGGTCGTAATTTTGAGTATTTCTCGGAAGATCCGTACCTTTCATCAGAAATGGCAGCGAATCATATTAAAGGGGTTCAAAGTCAAGGTGTTGGAACATCATTAAAGCATTTTGCGGCAAACAATCAAGAACATCGCAGAATGTCAACGGATGCGATTGTTGATGAAAGAACATTTCGTGAAATCTACTTAGCTAGCTTTGAAGGAGCAGTAAAGCAATCACAGCCGTGGACAGTGATGTGTTCTTATAATAAAGTAAACGGCGAATTTGCTTCTGAAAATAACTATCTATTAAATGATATTTTAAAAGAAGAGTGGGGCTTTGAAGGCTTTGTTGTTTCAGATTGGGGAGCAGTAAATGAGCGTGATGTTGCCTTGGCTAATGGGTTAGAGCTTGAAATGCCAGCTTCAAAAGGAATCGGTGAGAATAAAGTTATTGAAGCTGTTCAAAATGGTACATTATCGGAAGAAAAGTTGAATGCTGCTGTGGAGCGAATTTTAAGAATTATTTTTAAAGCAGTTGAAGAAAAGAAAGAGAATGCAACATATGATCAAGAAGCACATCATCAATTAGCTAGAGTTACGGCTAGGGAAAGTATGGTGTTATTAAAAAATGAAAATAGCATTCTACCACTTAAAAAAGAAGGAAGCATCGCAGTAATTGGTGAATTTGCCAAAGCACCAAGATATCAAGGTGGAGGAAGCTCACATATTAAGCCAACAAGGCTTGAAAACATTCTAGAGGAAATTGAAAAGTCTGCTGGATCGAAAGCAAATGTTACTTACTCTCAAGGATACTATCGTGATAAAGATGAGATTGATGAAACGTTAATCCATGAAGCAAAAGAAGTGGCAGCACAAGTAGAAACAGTTGTCTTGTTTGCAGGTTTACCAGATCGTTATGAATCTGAAGGCTATGATCGTGTACACTTACACATTCCTGAAAACCAACAGCGTTTACTTAATGCTGTTGCTGAGGTGAACTCCAACATTATTGTTGTCTTAAGTAACGGGGCACCAATTGAAATGCCATGGTTAGATAAAGTACAAGGATTACTTGAAGGTTATCTTGGAGGTCAAGCACTTGGCGGAGCCATTGCAGATATTCTTTTTGGTGATGAAAATCCAAGCGGAAAACTTGCTGAAACTTTCCCAAAACAATTAAGTGACAATCCTTCTTATTTATTCTTCCCAGGTGAGGGAGATCGAGTAGAATATCGTGAAGGAATCTTCGTTGGTTATCGTTATTATGATACAAAATTTGTAGAAACTTTATTTCCGTTTGGATATGGACTCAGTTATACAACATTTGAGTATAGCAATCTATCAGTAAGCTCTAAACAACTAAAAGATACAGAAACACTTACTGTAAAAGTTAATGTGAAAAATACAGGTGCTGTCGCTGGTAAGGAAGTTGTTCAGCTTTATGTTAAAGATGTAGAAAGTAGTGTTAGCAGACCTGAAAAGGAATTAAAGGGGTTTGAAAAAGTTGAATTACAACCTGGCGAAGAAAAATCCGTTACATTTACGTTAGATAAACGTGCTTTTGCTTACTACAACACCGAGCTTAAAGATTGGCATGTAGAAAGTGGAGAGTTCGAACTATTAGTAGGGAAAAGCTCTAAAGAGATTGTTTTATCAGAAAAGGTAACAGTTGAATCTTCAATAGAGCTTCCATTAGTTGTGCATCGTAATACAACAATAGGAGATCTGCTTGCGAACCCTAAAGTTGCACCATTAGCGAAAGAAATGTTAGCAAGGGCTCAAGAAGGAAGTCCGTTTGCAGCAGCTGGTGAGGACGAAGGGGAAGGTACAGAAATGATGGCAGCGATGATGAAATATATGCCTTTGCGTGCTTTATCTAATTTTAGTGATGGTAAA includes:
- a CDS encoding glycoside hydrolase family 3 C-terminal domain-containing protein; translation: MTLEEKAGLCSGKDFWNLKGIERLGIPSIMVTDGPHGLRKQRMGADHLGLFDSVPATCFPSAAGMASSWDRNLIQQVGVALGEECQAEDVAVLLGPGANIKRSPLCGRNFEYFSEDPYLSSEMAANHIKGVQSQGVGTSLKHFAANNQEHRRMSTDAIVDERTFREIYLASFEGAVKQSQPWTVMCSYNKVNGEFASENNYLLNDILKEEWGFEGFVVSDWGAVNERDVALANGLELEMPASKGIGENKVIEAVQNGTLSEEKLNAAVERILRIIFKAVEEKKENATYDQEAHHQLARVTARESMVLLKNENSILPLKKEGSIAVIGEFAKAPRYQGGGSSHIKPTRLENILEEIEKSAGSKANVTYSQGYYRDKDEIDETLIHEAKEVAAQVETVVLFAGLPDRYESEGYDRVHLHIPENQQRLLNAVAEVNSNIIVVLSNGAPIEMPWLDKVQGLLEGYLGGQALGGAIADILFGDENPSGKLAETFPKQLSDNPSYLFFPGEGDRVEYREGIFVGYRYYDTKFVETLFPFGYGLSYTTFEYSNLSVSSKQLKDTETLTVKVNVKNTGAVAGKEVVQLYVKDVESSVSRPEKELKGFEKVELQPGEEKSVTFTLDKRAFAYYNTELKDWHVESGEFELLVGKSSKEIVLSEKVTVESSIELPLVVHRNTTIGDLLANPKVAPLAKEMLARAQEGSPFAAAGEDEGEGTEMMAAMMKYMPLRALSNFSDGKFTEEMLQGMIHQLNEVQKNPLVK